In the Silene latifolia isolate original U9 population chromosome 1, ASM4854445v1, whole genome shotgun sequence genome, atggatatgtgaggctaagacggtagtcacAGCTACACTTGCTAATCAAACCAAATTTACAACATTAAGCATAAATTAACACCCACTAGAGAAATCATCttaactttgacaacatatggaAGACAAAGGAACTACTCTCCAataatgcattagactctaataCCATATTTTTGATCCATTAATACAAACAAATGAAGCATCTTAtgtctctttcttttttttttctttttcacgttttttttttctttctttattttcttccctttttcttgcttcatatttttccttctttttccaacacaagggaTACAACATAATTGCTAATAAAATTTCTACCACACCCACATGACAaaaataagtcccaacccaactaTAGTAGCAAAATAATCATAATAAAttagcaactgcgactgtccagataaggtaggcaaattcttggattatAGCTATTAAATGGAATATAAAACTACAGGGGTCCAAACGGGATAAAcaaaggtaatgtaaggcttatttaaATAGTAAGAACCACCTATCCTTATGTACTTTGCCATATGAACGATTAAAGTATTAAGACACTAATATCACACTTATGcggtttgatattacatattacaCAAGGAGaacacactcaagcctaattgacaatgcgaccagtttattaatgttcctagcctaggaagctctattgacctcagaaatttaagtggtttaccaacataattctgtcaaatctaattagcataagACATGTCAATACGGTCAATATttgagttatgagctttgtttacAAGAGTAGTAGGctaaaacaatgtacatggacaactaaattgagattcaaatgcaaaaacaatgcaaattatcatcattgttaTCCAATCACTAAAACTAATCTAATAAAAGaaacaacatatttttggattttataaaattttcaaatttttatggatttatTTTTTTAACACACAACATAAATTAAAAGCATACAAACcgaaataaaagcacacaacataatATTCACCCAAatctaaatgtcacagtgtcctcaatGTGACCCTAACAGCAGAGAAatcacaacaaccaacaacaacaacttagaggacactactaacaaaagggaaagggaaagtcTATACGCCTAaggataatacaataaaagtaaATAGAAGGATAGATAATACAAGATGCAAAGCAGAAGCTCCCCCAAACCAGTTGTAAAATGGGGGGAAGGTAGTGAGCAGATGTCACCACTACTCATCCTCagcatcatcatcaccatctccATCTCCATAGCCATAGAGATTCTCATCAAATGCATGAACCTCATCTAGAATCTCACCAAGTAAAGGGTCATGGTGTCGAATTCTACGGCCAACTGGAGTAGGAACCGTACCAGAAGAAGAAGCTCCAAACTAACCACACTGACTGGAAGTACCAGTCTCAAACGACTGACTAGTAGAAGCAAATGGGCCACCAAATTGACCAAACGCATCAGCCTGAGAACCTCCAGCAGTATAAGATCTTCCAAAACTGCCAACGGGCTCACCAGGTCGAATAAGAGTGTAGAAAAGGTCTCCCAAAAGCACCAAAATCGTGGCTAAACTGACCAAACTCCTCAAAAGAAATACCATAAAGATAAAAAACCTTGCTATAATCACCGGGAGAGGTGTAGTAGATAGGAGGAGTGCTAGTGCACTGTCGTCCCTCAGAAAGGCTAGTAGCCTCCAGCTGCTCCCACAAACGCCTATTAGGCAAGGCATTGTTGATGCCTTCATGAATCCCCACCTCCCTCTCAATCTCGGGATGAAAAGTGTATGAAGGTTGAACATAAGAGGAAGTAGGGAAGTGGTGGGGTCGAAACGGCACCTAACCCGGAGTAGGAGAATGTCGATGTGATGCATGAAGGTGACCTCGAACAACTATATCACCCTCCCTTGGTAAAGGAATTAGGAGCTCAGGTGGTATCAAATAGGTAATTGGGTAAGGACGAATAACATCATAACTGACTGTCAAAGGCTGAAGAAGAGGCAATTTATTATTACGCATCGGCAACCATTGACCCTCTTTGACCTTCCAATAATACTTCATGTCAACTGTATCAACCCAACACAAGGTATGTCTCAAATACTCCTCACTCAACAATAGAGGAGTAAACTCAGTCATAAGGAACATAGTGCGCCCGTCCTTCAAAATCGGCTAGCTTTCTAGCTAGTAAAGTAACAAGAGCCCACAATCCAATGAGGCATTCTTACCCTTCATTCTTTTGAAAGCAGCACACACCACACCCGATGCACTAAAATCAAACACAGCTTCTCGAAAGGGGTTCAAATAAGATACAAGCAGCAATAGTTCCAAGAATTAACTTTACAAATATCATGTCGCCCAAATAATTACATGTGACTCAGCATACGAGGAAACAACTTTAAGCAAACATGTTGGACATCACTGAGTGCCATAGCACTCACGTCTACATCCTCAAATCCAATGAGCAACGAGAAGTACCTAGTTACAGAAACCCCCGTAGGAAGACCCAGCAAGTCTTTGTCGGCATGACAATCAATGCCCAAATGGTCAGAAAGTTCATTAAATGTAAGGGTAAAATTTCGGTTTAACGACCGAAAAGCAATACGACGACCCCGTTTATCATAGATGTAAGAACTTAAAAAATCAAATGTTAAGTCACGATATGAGAGCTCGGATAAATGGAACAAATACCTCAAACCGGTTTCATTAAACATCTCCTCAATTTTACCTCTAATTTCTAAGGAATCCAAAATACCGGTGGATATGCAGCGTGTAGCACTCATAGGCCGTGCCATGAGCTGGACAAACTCAACCCGGTGAGTTTGGTCTTCAAAAATAATCCAATCGAAACCCGGAACATACTGAATTCGAGGTGGCTTGGGTTGCTCCGGGACTCTCACTTGATCCCTTATCCTCTTGTTGCCTCTTGTATTCCTAGACATGCctaatcaacaaaaaaaaaaatacaacaccaaattAAAGCACAAAAATCAATCCCGTATTGAGCAAAGCCTAGGTTGAGAAATTCGATTTTTGGGCTCAAAATCAATAATTAATGGGTTAAAATGCTGGGCAATTGTATATGTATATGGTAAATTGAAGATTTGAAGCATAAAACACAAGATTTAAGCATAAAACATTGAATTTCGAATCCATACATTAAGTAGgacaaaaattacaaattaattacttTTGGGGAAGAAATTCAATAAGTAAACAACATTGGAGTTGGTTAATTAGTGCAAGAGCAAGTGGCTAATGATTTAATTGAAGTTTTAGTGATGAATaatatgttagaaatctatatctcattatactcaacatattcatatatgttttaattaatttagtcataaaattaatatagatcttatgcatgcaaacataaataaagataaagaagaaatcgttttccttacattgagaaatcggatatatgggcacaaatgagttctcctactcacttgttcttgagcttcctaatattggattagcaaaggattcaagtttagaatccctcccaaggaataatacccaagataacctcttaaaaattaatattattaatactagaacaatattaatttaaataaaattgacccaaaatattgaatttggtctcttacttttttcggttaagagaagggagaagaaggaagtaatattctctctaaaactctatattttagatgtaCAAGAATGAATGAATATCCACTagaatgcatgtagtgtatattaggaaaaataaaaagcaaaaacccttggtcttgcacaaggaaaaccgggtaggagggggtgggtatggccaatgcatgagcttcaattcttcccaagaattataggcatgcaaggctatgtattaggtcttatgattatgccttccacttaaacataattaacacaaataaacctaatactccctccttattttcggcacatatagtgtaaaatggaaaatccattttacacattattttgtcaatttgtcacatgtaacatgtttcaagacattaggtatataaaatgtatttttaacaattaaaaatcaacatattaataaaatatatcacttataaaattaacctagtaattaaaaattacttgtaccgtaatgggttcccgagtcataaattacaacattctgtatttataataatcaattcattcaacTGGGCTTGGCGTAAAATATTGAAGGAGTATGAACCATCAATCAATAGCAGCTGGGCTTGGCGTAAAATTTGTCAAGTAAAGACTATTTTTCATCAACTCTTCTATGGCAATATGGGACACCTGAATGGGCAGTATACCATTAAGCAAGGATACAATTTCCTTCGACCCGATAATGAGAAAGTCAGGTGGGCAGCATTGGTGACAGTTCGATGGATGTTACCAAGACATAGGTTCTGTGTATGGCTCATAGCTCAAAAGAGGCTTATAACACAAGATAGGCTCAAGAAGATGCAGATCATTCCAGATAACCTATGCTTCCTGTGTGGACTGGTAGAGGAGGACCATGAGCATCTCTTTTTCAGGTGTGAGTACATTAGAAAGTGCAGGGATCTGGTTCACAGCTGGTGTCCTGTTCAGTTGCCTACAGATCATTGTTGTGACTGGTGGGTAAACTGGAGATCACGTTGTTTGGCGAGAAAGAAGGTGATTGCAGTTGTTATGGCAGCCTTGATGACTAACATCTGGTGGTGTAGGAACAAATGCAGGGTGGATATGATTCTCCTTAGACCTGAGATGCTAGTCAGGCAGGTTCACAATGAAGTTAGACTAAGGTTGAGTAGTATTAAAATTGGAAGTAAGAATAGTAAAGCTTTGCATTGGATTGACATAATATGTAAGCATTAGGATAAGCATAGTGCTTATCTTACAATATGTTGTAAAGGGTTTGGTTAATTATTTAATGAGAAGCttacctttcccaaaaaaaaaaaaaataatcaattcattccgtttcaattgtttccgtaaacaataatttcatctaagtaataaaataattcgattacttagaccgtgtctaatttaatcaaattacaacaagacacgtaaatattacttccaaaatcgtccgtcaattttaagcaatttaattgactcgtatcatCATACAACCAactaaatattcaattaagagtgttaccctttaggtatgacctaaggggatcaactgatcaccaccgtcgcacgacagtaatgtcaaactctagtcagccaatcattaccgatatgtgtggaccagttgactttgtaaaaatacttcccacatgtattcttaaaatgagacttaaacatgtgatcatcatgatcgacagttgtgatcgcattattgtcggaggacacatattccaacaatctcccacttgtcctcgacaagtgtgtgtcaccaattctcttgtcctattactatctcccactcaatgcaaggtgtctttcaggtcatacttgcaattgatcatatcgagagtggtttcctcgatctggagagtaactgattgaccggaattatccaccatggataccttccgagcgtggccacgcatttccagttcattactcctcgagtggccctgagatattgttataaccctgacaaggggtggacaattcctatcgcacttattcccttcgactagccacagccatcataacccaaaatatgcccatttgacctcatttatgaAGGTCGttgtaacacaaatcaaagttaatctgaaactgtgccatcttaggcgaatagtctttagtcaaaataatcaactcattagaatactatagtagctcacgccacgaccaggctatataaatttgccagaactctataagcggtcataagacccgacaaagtgttcctaacagtctgcctatgtgatcgactagtcatctcacatgacgtCATGGCACTTGaccttgccatcaatcgcatcacactctagtcacttcgagacgtcacctcatgtaagtaactatgggcgaatacaatgctaatccgtgttcacttaaacggggttcaattgtctctacaacccgtttggatgtaacaaagtataaggtgagttaataataactcaaacgacaaatgtcgacatcacattcgagtagtcaataccatattacaaccttgtgatgtatatcgtaagtgtgtaaacactagttgattgcaatagaagtttaacttACCATGTGTctatgtgttcaaacttcttttattgcattttccttcatattcatgttatctctcatagcatgaaccttaccaagtacacatataggttcccaaccttggtttgggttctttatcttgaaagaactttcttgttgtttatcacataaccaacgaatttgtggtggatgatataacttgcactggttaagtgttctaccaactcacaatgcactaggtatatgttttgtagggtcttgcaacaattgtcaagatgattagcctagcacttctcataagtcctagtatattagaaaatattagttttgagtaacttcttactttaactaagtatcattgcaaacttcttatttctccttttagcttgaatagcttaggattttcataaatccttacgtgtgttcgaacttcaatatgtgcaacctcttgtcacataacagagtgttctgttcAACACTGGAATCGCTGATTAGTTCTCCTCgataattcatgacgattcttctatggcttgccaatgattcatcatgctcatatgcatatgattcattattggacatgtgcatgattattctaatggcggaaatattagtaatttataatcatgtgatcaaccattcttaggttcaatgaatgaccatgactgctaatggcaattccattttcattgacatgaataacctatgtttctcgttgattcgatgtgtatatctcaatacctatccaacatctcatgatgtgattagattcatcatagtccattttcatccagaattgaaaactcaaacaaatctttgtgaaagatagtattagctcgtcattctcaatgagtaatgagttaccAATTTTACAAGAtaattgctcccactaaattccatgtctgcacatgataatttcaaactcccactcaattccacatgtttcacaattgactactcaatcaaaacatttcaagaattgaaatacattttcctttgccaagttattaagattaaaaccaaatatgttcccaaaatatcttttcaaaatacctattttgaaaaggtttcaatcttaaacttatgaaaagagatttttaatctctaactcattcattttataatgatgcgtagcaatgtcattatttaaatgtgaatttcatttaatacacgtccttctcataatacccttttcggaaggaggtttaaccatttcattttcataatgaggttaagtaatgacactagcgtggttaacaattaatttagcttttgtagatatcggcatatctttctttgcaacttttagtcataaatcacatttactttagaggatgcaactttgtttcatttaggctcttaagtaaatatcaatattgaaactattggtcaaaagtcgttcataaactagccaaatctcatgttaagactttacattagtcattctttttccaaaactttctttttgtctcctcgtgtagttatcttgagaacatattcttttgattacttcacttggtctcttttgtcatgtagatctcatctatacgagaccatagatctcatctattcatgtacactatctatataggtatacaaatcattctttctttcgtagatctcatttactcaagtatacaaatttgctttgtgttctttttctcccactctatctttagaataaatacactagagattcaaagatagtttatgagacacaaataatgatttagaagtataaggaggactatctcataggttgactaattgttttagatttgataagtgtacttggtgattgacattcctttaagagagttcatcaactcaacatcactttataattgatcatacacaagccttaagcttgtggacatataatgaatcccatcattatagttgtatattaaatcactttaagtggataatcatatgtttctatgtgcaagcatataaagacgaatttttagaacaaaggaaaaatacgataaaacgggtgacttgggttgcaaaccaagccaccataatccaaaatacaacaattgtttagaaaggatcaatcatttacctactggagtgatctttccagctttgatgtcaccaagatacttggaacaattccttttccaatgtccaacaccattacaataatggcatttgtcaagaggacccttcttggtcttggaagtgctagcttcaaaagtcttagccttggtgaaagtgggagcttgcttcttacccttctttccattatttttgaacttccccttgctcttggtgcttatgttaagcacatccttaggtgggttaacatttaaccccatgtctctttcggcttgcacaagtaacttgtgcaactcttcaagagacacgtccttgtcttgcatgttaaaattcacccgaaattgaacatacgctttaactttagataaggagtgtagaatcctatctacaatgagttctttggggatttcaaccttttgaatcttcaaagtctcgactagctccatcaatttgagcacgtgagggctaaccttttggccctccttaaagtcgagatcaaagaatgccgcggccgcctcatattggacgatcctcggagtttgtgaaaacattgtcacaagcttggaatagatttcattagcggtgcccattttaaaggctctcctttggagatccgcctccatcgcaaaaatcaacacatttttcattgcggcggactccttgtggtaagcctcatatgcttccctagtagcggcactcgacctagcattaggttcgggtggagaggcctcggtgaggtaacaaagcttgtcgtcaccttgggcggctaatttgagttgggcatcccaatcggagaaatttgacccattcttttcaagtttacaacgatccatgaaggatcggagccatgaagcattagtgagaggtgtggcgttggtatttggagcggccatttgttatgagaaataaacgtggtctacaaaacaaaaagaaggaataaaacatttgtcgtttttactataataatacttgtaaatttaatacaaacaagttttattgcatttatctagtgacctctacccaacttgataaatgattccaagacccaaattcatatcaacttagggcacggtgtgccgaagtaccctttattaacataacttggtggattaaccttttaatcgattctacttttagaactcttggtcgataaaattacattaatatttatctctagcccgaaacacatccggaaatcgtcgtgaatactttcgttgagttcaacccaaatttcgaataaatgtgtccatgatccaaatttatattaacttagggcacggtgtgccgaaataccctttattaacataaattcggtggatagacatttaacACCCACTTCCCCTaggtaacaaggtttgtaccccggtgtggccgagtgcactccctcacgaaataggttttcatggtgtctactttttggtaaggctaagtctcaattgtttgttttagcgagaggtcatgtcaatttattatctatcacgttttaagtgaactaaagcggtgaactacgataattgtaattgacacggtcgataaactcgataaaaatgataatgcatgttttagttacggcgatttagcgatgcatgcaacatataaataaaatgcaaagcaaaaataaaatcctagtatggccttcctaaaatagtaaatctaataaactattacaaattcggaaaccaactccattggtcccttgaacttcggttttggcacgcatctcgaggtaacaccgtctttaatggatcgccttcttgagtggcactgTCTTCAAGGATcgccggaataaataaattacataacaaattatataatttcctataatacatttgtaattaaaataaaataaatctattaaattacaaaacggtgatacgagatcacaataaattacaaccgaatcgatattcccatacatttcgggtaataccaattaaaaactaaggtcatactaagcaaaaaattacataattcaaaaattacataaaataaaattatgacaatcataaataaaatgcagcattataatatgtatgaacatgcccaattttatgataaatcgcctttaaggagccaatatcgtatattaatcggtttttacggatttgcgtgatttaaccttttaaaaaatcacaataattacataaaatcatatttatgtactagttaattaccctaaccatcttaggactcaaaatttagtctccactaacatttgacaataattaacttatatttcttaatattgttcataaaaggacttaaaattacaaaataatgccataaacttcaaataaatcataaaaatttcaaataaattcaaaatttgaaattttaaactcatgaatattctggaaaaataccatgacactcataatattcaaaaacttaggttaaaaatttcataatttatcgagaaaaacaatgttgcggtttatcggatttatcaattataaccataaaaatatgagaaaaattatttttatcaacttttcaattttagatctgaaatataagataaaattcaacatgcgacgtttttccttagtcatgaagtatgttttagcaatttttactaattaaagtaactatttatgtgatttttcatcaaaaattcataaatcatgcataaagacttcattaaagccaattattttacacacatcttgtaaaatttcatgagacaacatactaaatttctatgaccagattcgaaatataactcatattaacctattttctcatttaaattcgattttatcatgaaaaaaccatatttcgagcataaaacctCATACAATTAAGAAaaattacaggtcatcaaaatataatatatatgaaaacatatccaaaaaccactggaaaaatcgaagtttagctaattttagtccaaaaatgacatttttatcataaaatcacattttaatgccattgttatacaaaatgaacaataaaaatccataaattaaccaaaatatcctaaatacattttaggaccagaaaatttaacatgcataatttatttcgtgatatatcataataaacacaaatttataagttttatttgttaatcgtataactcggaaaactataaccgatttgcatgcaaacaacctaaggctcatgataccgcttgttagaaatctatatctcattatactcaacatattcatatatgttttaattaatttagtcataaaattaatttagatcttatgcatgcaaacataaataaagataaagaagaaatcgttttccttacattgagaaatcggatatatgggcacaaatgagttctcctactcacttgttcttgagcttcctaatattggatgaacaaaggattcaagtttagaatccctccAAAGGAATAATACctaagataacctcttaaaaattaatattattaatactagaacaatattaatttaaataaaattgacccaaaatattgaatttggtctcttatttttttcggttaagagaagggagaagaaggaagtaatattctctctaaaactctatattttagatgtgCAAGAATGAATGAATATCCACTagaatgcatgtagtgtatattaggaaaaatGAAAAGCAAAAACCCTTGGTCTTGcacaaggaaaaccgggtaggagggggtgggtatggccaatgcatgagcttcaattcttcccaagaattataggcatgtaaggctatgtattaggtcttatgattatgccttccacttaaacataattaacacaaataagcctaatactccctccttattttcggcacatatagtgt is a window encoding:
- the LOC141657305 gene encoding uncharacterized protein LOC141657305, producing MGHLNGQYTIKQGYNFLRPDNEKVRWAALVTVRWMLPRHRFCVWLIAQKRLITQDRLKKMQIIPDNLCFLCGLVEEDHEHLFFRCEYIRKCRDLVHSWCPVQLPTDHCCDWWVNWRSRCLARKKVIAVVMAALMTNIWWCRNKCRVDMILLRPEMLVRQVHNEVRLRLSSIKIGSKNSKALHWIDIICKH